In Candidatus Defluviilinea proxima, a single genomic region encodes these proteins:
- the nhaA gene encoding Na+/H+ antiporter NhaA encodes MNRRLTKLFVEFFESEKSSGIVLILCTITAIVIANSPFGKSFIDFWHQKLGFNYSGIVLKYSIEHWVNDGLMAIFFLLIGLEIEREIYIGELSDLKSASLPIVAAIGGMAVPALFYFLLNRGTVTQNGIGIPMATDIAFALGVLALLGKRIPPSLKIFLTALAIIDDLGAILIIALFYVGNFSLIYFILALAVFAGLLLLNRLGVQRLAFYLIPGAVMWYFMLQSGVHATSAGVLLAFALPFGDGSETSPSYRLQHFLHRPVAFIIMPIFALTNTGIVLSGRWFESLTVPNSLGVFAGLFFGKPLGIFVAGFLAVKTRISQLSSDITWKHIIGAGFLGGIGFTMSIFITLLAFDKADVIQSTKISILLSSLLAGITGFLILNIRPFDKAN; translated from the coding sequence ATGAATCGAAGGTTGACGAAGCTCTTTGTTGAATTTTTTGAGAGCGAGAAATCTTCAGGAATTGTTTTGATTCTTTGTACGATCACGGCAATTGTTATTGCCAACTCGCCATTCGGGAAAAGCTTTATAGATTTCTGGCATCAGAAACTTGGGTTTAATTACAGTGGCATTGTTTTGAAATATAGCATTGAGCATTGGGTTAACGATGGCTTGATGGCGATCTTTTTTCTGTTGATCGGCCTTGAGATCGAACGAGAGATCTATATCGGCGAATTGTCCGATTTGAAAAGCGCCTCTTTGCCTATTGTTGCGGCGATCGGCGGCATGGCTGTACCAGCTCTATTTTATTTTCTGCTCAATCGAGGGACCGTAACACAGAATGGAATCGGTATTCCCATGGCAACTGATATTGCCTTTGCATTGGGCGTGCTTGCTTTGCTTGGAAAAAGGATACCTCCTTCTTTGAAGATTTTTCTCACCGCGTTAGCCATCATCGATGATCTGGGCGCGATTCTCATCATTGCCCTGTTCTATGTGGGGAACTTTTCGCTCATCTATTTCATTTTGGCTTTGGCTGTGTTCGCGGGATTATTGCTCTTGAATCGTCTTGGTGTGCAGAGATTGGCCTTTTATCTGATCCCCGGCGCTGTGATGTGGTACTTTATGCTTCAGTCGGGCGTCCATGCTACCTCAGCGGGAGTCCTTTTGGCATTTGCACTCCCGTTTGGTGATGGTAGTGAGACTTCCCCCTCTTATAGATTGCAACATTTCCTGCATAGGCCGGTTGCTTTTATTATTATGCCTATCTTTGCATTGACCAATACCGGTATTGTATTAAGCGGAAGGTGGTTTGAAAGTCTGACAGTTCCCAATAGCCTGGGCGTCTTTGCTGGTTTGTTCTTTGGTAAGCCTTTGGGTATTTTCGTGGCTGGTTTTTTGGCAGTCAAAACACGCATATCCCAGCTATCGAGTGATATAACTTGGAAACATATTATTGGTGCAGGCTTTTTAGGTGGTATCGGGTTTACCATGTCGATCTTTATTACTTTACTGGCATTCGATAAAGCGGATGTCATCCAAAGTACCAAGATCAGTATTCTGCTTAGTTCGTTATTGGCCGGCATCACAGGATTTCTGATCTTGAACATACGGCCATTTGACAAGGCTAATTAA
- a CDS encoding DegV family protein, translating to MTIIVADTTCGLPHEVLEKRGIPLIPQIVVFGEEAYHDDKDFDTAVFLQKLKASVALPKTSAPEPSLYFPIFEDAKKKGESIVVVAPTGKASGTVRSAQTAAQEFPGLDVRVVDTLTISCNLASLVLVADDMAKAGGSADEIVAKLNDMIPRGRLYFLVNTLEYLAKGGRIGGAKRLLAELLEIKPILQIKDGQVESFEQQRTKKRALARLVEVATEQCKGGDDAHLCVLQVEAEKEAQILVQELKSKVPVSEIPIYRLPPAIVVHSGPGALGVGFFL from the coding sequence ATGACCATCATTGTCGCTGATACAACCTGCGGATTACCGCATGAAGTGCTTGAAAAACGTGGGATTCCTTTGATTCCGCAAATTGTAGTGTTTGGGGAAGAAGCCTATCATGATGACAAGGATTTTGATACGGCTGTGTTTTTGCAGAAGTTGAAAGCATCAGTAGCCCTTCCTAAAACATCTGCCCCTGAGCCGTCTTTATATTTTCCGATTTTTGAAGATGCAAAGAAGAAAGGTGAAAGCATCGTCGTTGTTGCACCGACGGGTAAAGCGAGCGGGACGGTCCGTTCGGCGCAGACAGCTGCGCAGGAATTCCCGGGGTTGGATGTCCGTGTGGTGGATACGTTGACGATCTCGTGCAATCTCGCTTCGTTGGTGTTGGTGGCAGATGACATGGCGAAGGCGGGCGGATCTGCAGATGAGATCGTTGCCAAACTCAACGATATGATCCCGCGCGGACGGCTCTACTTCCTTGTGAATACTCTCGAATATCTAGCCAAGGGCGGTCGCATTGGCGGGGCGAAGAGATTGTTGGCAGAGTTATTGGAGATCAAGCCGATCCTTCAGATCAAGGATGGACAGGTCGAGTCCTTTGAACAACAACGGACAAAGAAACGGGCGTTGGCACGTCTCGTGGAAGTGGCGACAGAACAATGCAAAGGTGGAGATGATGCTCATTTGTGTGTGCTTCAGGTTGAAGCGGAGAAAGAAGCGCAGATTTTGGTCCAGGAATTAAAATCCAAAGTGCCCGTATCCGAGATCCCAATTTATCGGTTGCCTCCTGCGATCGTTGTCCATTCCGGCCCTGGGGCGCTGGGGGTGGGCTTTTTCCTGTAA
- a CDS encoding YebC/PmpR family DNA-binding transcriptional regulator, which translates to MSGHSKWSTIKRKKGVADAKRGAIFTRLAREIVIAAREGGSDIDSNFRLRLAVDKARAENMPKDNIERAIKRGAGEDKDGVVFESITYEGYVAHGVAVMVEAVTDNRNRTVSDLRHALSKAGGSMAEPGAVGWQFERIAYFSFPSTAMNFDKAFELGIEAGANDVLEENGNIEILAPVESFKLVADALHKASVKPDEAGLRMMPKQEMELSAEDTMQVLKGLETIEDLDDVQNVYSNLKVSDEALAALETA; encoded by the coding sequence ATGTCTGGACATTCAAAATGGTCTACCATCAAACGCAAAAAAGGCGTGGCTGATGCCAAACGCGGCGCGATCTTTACACGCCTGGCGCGTGAGATCGTCATTGCGGCGCGTGAGGGCGGCAGTGATATCGATTCTAATTTCCGCTTGCGCCTCGCAGTGGATAAAGCCCGGGCTGAGAACATGCCCAAGGATAATATCGAGCGTGCCATCAAACGCGGTGCCGGTGAGGATAAAGACGGTGTGGTGTTCGAGTCGATCACATACGAAGGGTATGTGGCGCATGGCGTGGCTGTGATGGTTGAAGCTGTCACCGATAACCGCAATCGCACCGTGTCGGACCTTCGTCACGCTCTTTCGAAGGCGGGCGGTAGCATGGCCGAGCCCGGCGCAGTGGGTTGGCAGTTCGAACGCATCGCATATTTCTCGTTCCCTTCCACGGCGATGAATTTCGATAAAGCTTTCGAGCTTGGCATCGAAGCCGGTGCGAACGATGTGCTCGAAGAGAACGGCAACATTGAAATATTAGCTCCAGTGGAATCGTTCAAGTTGGTGGCCGATGCGTTGCACAAGGCCAGCGTCAAACCTGATGAAGCCGGTCTGCGCATGATGCCCAAACAGGAAATGGAACTCAGCGCCGAAGATACGATGCAAGTTCTCAAAGGCCTCGAGACCATCGAAGACCTCGATGATGTGCAGAACGTGTACTCGAACCTCAAGGTTTCGGATGAAGCCTTAGCCGCACTCGAAACTGCTTAA
- a CDS encoding PD40 domain-containing protein encodes MNKNFRFIVSLLVLTATALACALPIGTGDSEPTTDQVATIVAGTLQALTPVSSTVVPDAPSATPAPAGILPRSLYYIGSDGSGLAQVFRVERDGVTTRQITFEPSNVSSFDVSPIDGSMAYVANNQLLSINADGSGRSLLVDGGVVDPNNQMSTSISNPVFSPDGLTIAYGLRGLNLYSIIGGTPTTVLPQQVDASTGMTREMYVPKNYSPDGTKILITVAIPNSDGISSGIYVPATNSLVRISGEGAIFCCAKQGWTPDSAALFSANPSLGMFGSGLWRVDAVTGAITTLIPSDAGSGAYNLPDEPYLAPDGQLYYFFSAAPSPDGFINRAPLQIVRSAPDGVTGRTVLNPEGLQLINEVLWAPDASFVIIVFAPMQDVYVGGQAEVTYYDGRPPVILTTYAQDLKWGP; translated from the coding sequence ATGAACAAAAATTTCCGTTTTATTGTTTCTCTTTTGGTTTTAACAGCGACTGCTCTTGCCTGCGCCCTGCCTATTGGAACAGGTGATAGCGAACCGACAACCGATCAAGTGGCGACCATTGTAGCGGGTACGTTGCAGGCGCTCACCCCGGTTTCTTCCACGGTTGTGCCTGACGCACCAAGTGCCACCCCTGCACCCGCTGGGATATTGCCTCGCAGTTTATATTACATCGGCTCCGATGGTTCCGGGCTGGCGCAGGTCTTTCGTGTGGAGCGGGATGGTGTGACAACGCGCCAGATCACATTCGAACCGAGTAATGTCAGTTCGTTTGATGTCTCGCCTATCGATGGCAGTATGGCTTACGTAGCGAACAATCAGCTTCTGTCCATCAATGCGGATGGCTCCGGCCGCAGTCTGTTGGTGGATGGAGGCGTGGTAGACCCGAACAATCAGATGTCCACCAGCATTAGTAATCCTGTATTCTCGCCCGATGGGTTGACCATTGCCTACGGTCTGCGTGGCTTGAACCTCTATTCCATCATTGGCGGTACACCAACGACCGTCCTGCCGCAACAAGTGGACGCATCCACAGGGATGACACGTGAAATGTATGTGCCGAAGAACTATTCACCCGATGGCACAAAGATTCTCATTACAGTTGCCATCCCTAATAGTGATGGTATCTCTTCCGGTATTTATGTCCCTGCTACAAACTCGTTGGTCCGTATCAGTGGCGAAGGGGCGATCTTCTGTTGCGCCAAACAGGGATGGACCCCCGATAGCGCCGCGTTATTCTCTGCCAACCCAAGTTTGGGTATGTTTGGCTCGGGTCTCTGGCGTGTGGATGCTGTAACTGGTGCGATCACCACTCTGATTCCCAGCGATGCTGGAAGCGGCGCGTACAACCTGCCCGATGAACCCTACCTCGCACCTGATGGTCAGTTGTATTATTTCTTTTCTGCCGCACCCTCACCCGATGGCTTTATCAACCGTGCCCCGTTGCAAATCGTCCGCTCGGCGCCCGATGGTGTAACCGGGAGAACTGTTCTCAACCCCGAAGGCCTACAACTGATCAACGAAGTGCTCTGGGCACCAGATGCCAGCTTCGTCATCATTGTCTTCGCGCCCATGCAGGATGTGTACGTGGGTGGGCAGGCAGAAGTCACGTATTATGATGGTCGCCCGCCAGTGATACTCACAACCTATGCACAAGATCTAAAGTGGGGCCCATGA
- a CDS encoding cyclic-di-AMP receptor, which produces MDVPGIKLLMLAVVQEQDRDDATRSLEKLNLPVVYLFSAGGFLGRRNATLLIGLRDGKEEMAIRVLQETCKQHIEYLTMPLDGSPLPMPTPVPVTVGGATIFALPVEHFEEF; this is translated from the coding sequence ATGGATGTTCCGGGGATCAAATTGTTAATGCTTGCTGTTGTTCAGGAGCAGGACCGCGATGACGCAACCCGCTCACTGGAGAAGTTAAACCTGCCTGTGGTGTATCTTTTCAGCGCAGGTGGATTTCTCGGCCGTCGTAACGCGACTCTGTTGATCGGTCTGCGTGATGGGAAAGAAGAGATGGCAATTCGGGTTTTGCAGGAAACATGTAAACAGCATATCGAGTATCTGACCATGCCCTTGGACGGTTCGCCTCTTCCCATGCCGACGCCTGTTCCTGTTACTGTGGGTGGAGCTACCATTTTTGCCTTGCCTGTGGAACACTTTGAAGAATTCTAA
- the ruvA gene encoding Holliday junction branch migration protein RuvA has translation MIATLRGEVSQIEENALILEVGGVGLRVFVPAPMRTKLKAGEAAFLYTHLVVREDALTLYGFESQADRELFLTLLGVDGVGPKVALSVLSTMTLDAVQRAVFADEGDLLSRVPGVGKKTAQKMALHLKDKLKPTDALGKIATLSDKDGEVLAALTSLGYSVVEAQAAIQSIAKDAPDDVEDRLRLALQYFQ, from the coding sequence ATGATAGCAACATTACGCGGTGAAGTTTCACAGATCGAAGAGAACGCCCTCATCCTTGAAGTTGGTGGAGTGGGACTGCGAGTCTTTGTCCCTGCGCCAATGCGGACCAAGCTCAAGGCTGGTGAAGCGGCGTTTTTATATACCCATCTCGTTGTCCGCGAGGATGCGTTGACGTTGTACGGCTTTGAATCACAAGCTGACCGGGAACTCTTCCTCACCTTGCTTGGTGTGGATGGTGTCGGCCCGAAAGTTGCATTATCGGTCTTATCCACAATGACATTGGATGCCGTGCAACGCGCTGTCTTTGCCGACGAAGGCGACTTGTTGAGCCGTGTTCCTGGTGTGGGGAAGAAGACCGCGCAAAAGATGGCGCTTCATCTCAAAGACAAACTCAAGCCGACGGATGCACTTGGAAAGATTGCAACACTATCCGATAAGGATGGCGAAGTCCTTGCGGCATTGACGTCACTGGGCTATTCGGTGGTCGAGGCACAAGCCGCGATCCAGTCCATTGCGAAAGATGCGCCCGATGATGTGGAAGATCGTTTGCGGCTGGCGTTACAGTATTTTCAATAA
- the ruvC gene encoding crossover junction endodeoxyribonuclease RuvC: MTLALGIDPGTATTGYGLVRLARNGDLVAVSYGVISTPKEDTASARLEMIYDQLCDLIEEYKPDTAAVEKLFFARNVTTGIAVGQARGVVLLALQKAGVEAFEYAPKEVKNAVAGYGGADKRQVQEMVRALLQLDSIPKPDDAADALAIAITHLNTKRYE, from the coding sequence ATGACCCTCGCATTAGGAATTGACCCCGGCACCGCCACAACAGGATACGGACTCGTGCGCCTCGCGCGTAACGGGGATCTGGTCGCTGTTTCCTATGGAGTGATCTCCACCCCCAAAGAGGACACCGCTTCTGCACGTCTCGAAATGATCTACGATCAGTTGTGTGACCTGATCGAGGAATACAAACCCGATACCGCCGCCGTTGAAAAATTATTCTTTGCTCGTAATGTCACCACCGGTATTGCGGTGGGACAGGCACGCGGTGTAGTTTTACTGGCATTACAAAAAGCGGGGGTCGAAGCATTTGAATACGCCCCCAAAGAAGTGAAGAACGCCGTCGCTGGTTATGGCGGCGCGGATAAACGCCAGGTGCAGGAAATGGTGCGCGCCTTGCTCCAACTCGACTCCATCCCCAAGCCCGATGATGCCGCCGATGCATTAGCCATCGCGATTACACATTTGAATACAAAGAGATACGAATAA
- a CDS encoding ROK family protein produces the protein MNKLFGGIEGGGTKFNCVVGTSPDDIRREARIPTTTPEETLGQAVSFFKQAEADFGRLSALGVATFGPVDPEPASPTYGFVLPTPKPGWSNANVLGMLRSNFDIPIAFDLDVNGSAMGEWTWGAGQGLDTFIYITVGTGIGGGVVANGKLLHGLLCPEMGHIMIPHNRERDPFEGACPFHKDCFEGLASGPALEKRWGQKAETLPLDHPAWELEAHYVALALANFVTTLSPQRIIIGGGVGGREELLPLIRKNVQMILNGYVQSPAITKNIDQYIVPPGLGSRAGMLGAIALAEKAIT, from the coding sequence ATGAACAAACTCTTTGGCGGTATCGAAGGTGGCGGTACCAAGTTCAACTGTGTGGTGGGAACCTCGCCCGATGATATTCGCCGCGAAGCCCGAATTCCCACAACCACTCCTGAAGAAACATTGGGACAAGCCGTCTCCTTCTTCAAACAAGCAGAAGCAGACTTTGGCCGACTCTCCGCTTTGGGCGTTGCTACGTTCGGTCCGGTCGACCCGGAGCCTGCTTCGCCAACCTATGGCTTTGTCCTCCCGACGCCCAAACCCGGCTGGTCGAACGCGAATGTGTTGGGCATGTTGAGATCGAACTTTGATATTCCCATTGCCTTTGATCTGGACGTAAACGGCTCAGCAATGGGCGAATGGACGTGGGGAGCAGGGCAGGGACTCGACACATTCATCTATATCACGGTCGGCACTGGCATCGGCGGCGGTGTGGTTGCGAATGGAAAACTCCTGCATGGATTGCTCTGCCCCGAAATGGGACACATCATGATCCCGCACAATAGAGAACGTGACCCGTTCGAAGGTGCATGTCCATTTCACAAGGATTGTTTCGAAGGGTTGGCATCTGGTCCCGCATTGGAAAAACGTTGGGGCCAGAAGGCAGAGACACTTCCGCTCGATCATCCCGCCTGGGAATTGGAAGCGCATTACGTGGCATTGGCACTCGCGAACTTCGTCACGACCCTTTCGCCACAACGTATCATCATCGGCGGCGGCGTGGGTGGGCGGGAAGAACTTCTCCCATTGATCCGCAAGAATGTGCAAATGATCCTGAACGGGTATGTTCAATCGCCAGCGATTACAAAGAACATTGACCAGTATATTGTCCCGCCCGGTCT
- a CDS encoding cyclic-di-AMP receptor — protein sequence MKMIVLILKDHDADEVTQTLTSEQYRVTRVASTGGFMRSGIVTLLLGVVDERLETCLELIRAKLPALPSGEKRATLFVVPVERFEQV from the coding sequence ATGAAAATGATCGTCCTTATTCTGAAAGACCATGACGCTGATGAAGTCACACAGACGTTGACATCCGAACAATATCGCGTAACGCGTGTTGCATCCACAGGTGGATTCATGCGGAGCGGTATTGTTACGCTTTTGTTGGGCGTGGTGGATGAACGCTTGGAAACCTGCCTTGAATTGATCCGTGCGAAACTGCCTGCATTGCCTTCGGGCGAAAAACGCGCCACACTCTTTGTTGTCCCTGTGGAACGTTTCGAACAAGTGTAA
- the clcA gene encoding H(+)/Cl(-) exchange transporter ClcA: protein MTKEKSTEVEEEVVRSEIQEYLYLRQQRRRLFPLAALVGLCAGIVAILFRGALSGADTLRNLLITKSHEQPIWGWIFPILFSVSSATLSLVLVRRYAPEAKGSGIPFLEAVLQRIRELKWSRILPVKFFGGILAIGSGLALGREGPTVQMGGAVGAAIADGLKVSPRERLTLISAGAGAGLAAAFNAPLSGLVFVLEEVQRDFHPIVFGAAFLAAAVADVVARIGADPFPVFSVPKYLPQPIETLPAFAILGIVAGVLGVFFNRSLVASLELYGRMKNKYLAVAVTGALIGLIGWFSPMAIGNGHPLAEMTLSGKIALTAIPLWFTVRFLLTVSSYGTGVPGGIFAPLLVLGALIGLAVGKVAVLVVPSANVTPAAFAVVGMAAYFIAIVRAPLTGVVLIIEMTGNYEQMLPLLISCFFAYAVAEYLKDLPIYEVLLERDLLHEGDQANPTQPIVMDFTIQEGAPFDGKPVHALGLPAGCILVRCSNGRREWVPKANTRLEANMRITAVIEPEASHGLSILRHGCEASYK from the coding sequence ATGACAAAAGAAAAGTCGACTGAAGTAGAAGAAGAAGTGGTGCGTTCTGAAATTCAAGAGTATCTCTATCTTCGACAACAAAGACGTCGTTTATTCCCACTCGCCGCGCTGGTGGGGTTGTGTGCTGGTATTGTCGCTATTTTATTTCGAGGTGCGTTATCTGGTGCAGATACCTTGCGGAATCTTCTGATAACAAAATCACATGAACAACCGATATGGGGTTGGATATTTCCCATCTTGTTCAGTGTATCTAGCGCCACTCTTTCCCTCGTCCTTGTGCGGCGTTATGCGCCTGAAGCCAAAGGGAGCGGCATCCCTTTTCTTGAAGCAGTATTACAACGCATACGGGAATTGAAATGGTCACGTATTCTGCCCGTTAAGTTCTTTGGCGGAATTCTTGCCATTGGTAGTGGTCTGGCATTGGGACGTGAAGGCCCGACCGTTCAAATGGGAGGTGCTGTAGGCGCCGCGATCGCAGATGGTTTGAAGGTGTCACCTCGTGAACGCCTGACTCTGATCTCAGCGGGAGCAGGCGCCGGTCTCGCTGCCGCATTCAATGCACCGTTATCTGGCTTGGTGTTCGTTTTGGAGGAAGTACAACGCGACTTTCATCCCATTGTGTTTGGCGCGGCGTTCTTGGCCGCGGCAGTAGCGGATGTTGTTGCACGCATCGGTGCAGACCCGTTTCCTGTTTTTTCTGTCCCTAAATATTTACCTCAGCCTATAGAGACATTGCCTGCTTTCGCAATCCTTGGAATTGTTGCAGGAGTATTAGGCGTCTTTTTCAATCGCAGTCTTGTTGCTTCGCTTGAGTTGTATGGTCGCATGAAGAATAAATATCTTGCTGTGGCCGTCACGGGGGCATTGATCGGCTTGATTGGTTGGTTTTCTCCAATGGCAATTGGTAATGGGCATCCGCTCGCAGAAATGACTTTGAGCGGCAAGATTGCTTTAACTGCCATTCCGTTGTGGTTCACGGTCCGCTTTTTGTTGACAGTATCCAGTTATGGAACAGGCGTGCCGGGCGGAATTTTCGCTCCGTTATTGGTGTTGGGAGCATTGATCGGTCTTGCAGTGGGGAAGGTCGCTGTGCTGGTTGTGCCCTCTGCCAATGTGACGCCCGCCGCGTTCGCAGTGGTTGGGATGGCGGCATACTTTATAGCAATCGTCCGCGCGCCGTTGACAGGCGTTGTGCTCATTATCGAGATGACCGGTAATTATGAACAAATGTTGCCGTTGTTGATCAGTTGTTTCTTTGCCTATGCTGTTGCAGAATATCTCAAAGATTTGCCGATCTATGAAGTGTTACTGGAACGTGACCTCTTACACGAGGGGGATCAGGCCAATCCAACACAGCCCATCGTCATGGACTTTACGATCCAGGAGGGAGCCCCATTTGATGGAAAACCCGTTCATGCATTAGGCTTGCCTGCTGGTTGTATTCTCGTTCGTTGTTCAAATGGACGGCGCGAATGGGTTCCCAAGGCCAATACTCGTTTGGAAGCCAACATGCGTATTACTGCTGTGATCGAGCCCGAAGCATCACATGGCCTGTCCATTTTGCGCCATGGTTGTGAAGCATCTTATAAATAA
- a CDS encoding CBS domain-containing protein, with the protein MNISKHMKRQVVSIPVTATIREAAAIIVKKHIGLLPVVDKNNKLVGVVSLRDLLNLELPDFVQFIEDVDFVHDFGAVETTRPAAKTLAKSVKSLIKEAVTVDEECGLLRAYALMLQHNLHDIPVVSQDGTLVGVASRVDIGSAILSAWEKVD; encoded by the coding sequence ATGAATATCAGCAAACATATGAAACGTCAGGTTGTTTCCATTCCTGTAACAGCGACCATCCGCGAAGCCGCCGCGATCATTGTCAAAAAGCACATTGGCCTTTTGCCGGTGGTGGATAAAAATAATAAACTGGTCGGTGTGGTTAGCTTGCGTGATCTTCTTAACCTGGAATTACCCGATTTCGTGCAATTTATCGAAGATGTTGACTTCGTCCATGATTTTGGGGCAGTAGAGACCACTCGCCCTGCGGCGAAGACGTTGGCTAAGTCTGTGAAGTCGCTGATAAAAGAAGCGGTCACTGTGGATGAAGAGTGCGGTTTACTACGTGCCTATGCCTTGATGTTGCAACATAACCTGCACGATATACCGGTCGTTTCCCAGGATGGCACTTTGGTTGGGGTGGCCTCTCGCGTGGATATTGGCTCAGCCATCCTCTCTGCATGGGAGAAGGTGGATTGA
- a CDS encoding ArsB/NhaD family transporter, giving the protein MVAPVFAGLIFVVSLALIFIEKINRTIIAFAGAMLMITLGQVLHFYDMKSAIEAIDFETLGLLMGMMIIVAMLEPTGFFQYLAVLAARASKGKPMRLFILLGSVTTLLSMFLDNVTTVVLIAPVTLLISEILGVSAIPYLVAEAILSNTGGVATLVGDPPNVLIGSAAGFSFNDFLIHSLPVVAVVWAGALFLLRYLFKKELSKRPRSVRAVMRLNPAQSLNEPETAKKLLIVLGAAILFFFVHHLLQIEPAFVALGAAAVALLLVQPDMHETLRKVEWNVLVFFGALFVMVGGLEKAGVFESIVGLFRGASNVNPVLFGVAMIWMVAILSAVVDNIPITIALIPIIQGLGETGVNIAPLWWALAFGAGFGGNGTIIGSTANIIVVTLSEKTRKPITAKLWMQRGLPVMLLACTIASILYTILYNWF; this is encoded by the coding sequence ATGGTGGCTCCCGTATTCGCGGGTTTGATCTTCGTTGTCAGCCTTGCATTGATCTTTATTGAGAAGATCAATCGCACCATCATTGCTTTTGCCGGGGCCATGTTGATGATCACATTGGGGCAGGTCCTCCATTTTTATGATATGAAGTCTGCCATCGAAGCCATAGACTTTGAGACGCTTGGCTTGTTGATGGGCATGATGATCATTGTAGCCATGCTTGAGCCAACGGGTTTCTTTCAGTATCTGGCCGTGTTGGCCGCGCGCGCATCCAAGGGGAAGCCCATGCGGTTGTTCATATTGCTTGGAAGTGTAACAACCCTCCTTTCGATGTTCCTCGATAATGTGACAACAGTTGTATTGATCGCGCCTGTGACTTTGCTTATCAGTGAAATTTTAGGCGTGAGCGCCATTCCCTATCTTGTGGCAGAAGCGATCCTGTCCAATACTGGCGGCGTAGCAACTTTGGTGGGCGACCCGCCCAATGTTTTGATCGGCTCTGCGGCTGGCTTTTCGTTCAATGATTTTCTTATCCATTCTCTGCCAGTTGTCGCAGTGGTGTGGGCAGGAGCGTTGTTCTTATTGCGCTATTTATTCAAAAAGGAATTGTCGAAACGTCCGCGCAGTGTGCGGGCGGTGATGAGACTGAACCCAGCGCAATCGCTCAATGAACCTGAAACTGCAAAAAAACTCTTGATCGTGTTGGGAGCGGCGATCTTGTTTTTCTTTGTGCATCATCTTTTGCAAATTGAACCCGCTTTTGTGGCACTGGGGGCCGCCGCTGTTGCCCTATTATTAGTACAGCCAGATATGCATGAAACGCTTCGAAAGGTGGAATGGAATGTGCTTGTCTTCTTCGGAGCGCTCTTTGTAATGGTTGGCGGGTTGGAAAAAGCCGGGGTCTTTGAATCAATTGTCGGGTTGTTTCGAGGCGCATCCAATGTCAACCCGGTGTTGTTTGGCGTAGCCATGATTTGGATGGTGGCGATCCTTTCGGCGGTCGTGGATAACATCCCGATCACGATTGCTTTAATTCCCATCATTCAAGGCTTGGGCGAAACGGGAGTCAATATTGCGCCGTTGTGGTGGGCGCTGGCGTTCGGTGCGGGCTTTGGTGGTAACGGCACGATCATTGGTTCGACTGCCAATATTATTGTTGTGACCCTCTCTGAAAAAACACGCAAGCCCATCACTGCAAAGTTATGGATGCAACGTGGCCTGCCTGTAATGCTTTTGGCTTGTACAATTGCCAGTATCCTGTATACTATCCTATATAATTGGTTTTAA